The following DNA comes from Dehalococcoidia bacterium.
GCACGTTGACACGAACAGCCCTTCATGTTCAAAGTTGGGGTAACGAGCCGCGCCGATCGCCGCGGCGCCATGCACCGGCGGCAACCCGGATACGCTGCGGGCGCCGGCCGCGTCGCCAGCCGTAAGCAGAGAGGACAGACCACCGTGAAGCTCGAGATGTTCCACCTGATGCCCTACCGCGAGCTACCGCAGGACTTCGACGAGCGTTACCGCAGCGTCTGGGTGGACGTGCCCAGCCACCTGATGGACCCGCTCAAGGTCCACCAGATGTACAACGACACGCTGGACGAGCTGGAGCTGGCGGCGGTCTCCGGCTTCGACGGCGTCTGCGTGAACGAGCATCACCAGAACGCCTACGGCTTCATGCCCTCGCCCAACATCATGGCCGCCACGCTGGCCCGCCGCACGCGTGACACCGCGATCATCGTGCTCGGCAACTCGATCGCGCTGTACAATCCGCCAATCCGCGTGGCGGAAGAGTTCGCCATGCTCGACTGCATCAGCGGCGGGCGGCTGGTTGCCGGCTTCCCGGTCGGCTCCAGCATGGACGTGAACTTCGCCTACGGCGCCAACCCGGCGACCTTCCGCGATAAGTACTACGAAGCGGAAGAGCTGATTCTCAAGGCCTGGACGAACCCCGAGATCTTCAGCTTCGACGGCAAGTACACGCAGCTGCGCTACGTCAACCTCTGGCCGCGGCCGCTGCAGAAGCCGCACCCACCGATCTGGATTCCCGGCGGCGGCTCGATCGAGACCTGGGGCTGGTCGCTGCAGAAGGGCTACCTCTACGCCTATCTGTCGTATGCCG
Coding sequences within:
- a CDS encoding LLM class flavin-dependent oxidoreductase; its protein translation is MKLEMFHLMPYRELPQDFDERYRSVWVDVPSHLMDPLKVHQMYNDTLDELELAAVSGFDGVCVNEHHQNAYGFMPSPNIMAATLARRTRDTAIIVLGNSIALYNPPIRVAEEFAMLDCISGGRLVAGFPVGSSMDVNFAYGANPATFRDKYYEAEELILKAWTNPEIFSFDGKYTQLRYVNLWPRPLQKPHPPIWIPGGGSIETWGWSLQKGYLYAYLSYAGFKRGKMVMDGFWKKADELGVEKNPYQGGFLQLVAVGETESEVADKFGPHGEYFYNKMLHVYPGFADAPGYRTIDTIKAGLLSQTTQFGERPPKMSWKQLLEAGNIVAGTPKQVTEQLEQVIKDLHIGHLMILSQFGSIPHELAMDNIRTTATKVLPNLRGIWDGQWEDKWWIHPIAAPQMPGPLRFQQPAAVNGGQRSGGRQPAGAPAGD